CTCAAATAGGCTATAAGCCAGCTAGGGCCAAGGACTTGGTTTTATCTGAAGAAGAGACAGTTACAGAGAACTAAGCATACTCCCTAGTGAGCCCCTTCTTATTCCTCACATCTGCCTTCTGCCCTtgccccccatccctgccctgctctgtgtATCCCAAGTCCCAACcctgccttctcctcccctttcacTCTCAGGAGCCCCCACACCCTACTTCACCAGGAAGAGAGGCTCACAGGCACCTACTCACAGCCACACTCTCCAGTCTGTCCTCAGAGGGACTGGTCCCTCTTGAAGTGCCCCCCAAGCCCAGTTCCCCAGGGACCTTGCCCTTCCTTTGTCTCAACTCCTCCCTCTGTAATGCAGCAGCACCTGGTCTCCCTCTGATCGGTCCCTGCACCCTGCTTTCCCCCAGGGAATCACTTCTCTCCCACTCCCAGTCCAGATGATAGGGGAGGGAGCCAATGCCACCTCCAGCCCAGCCAAACAGCACCCCATTCCCTGTTTCAGTGATGGACGGGTGACATAAGCCAGACCACTGAGACTCCATCAGAGACCTCTGCTGGTGCCACTGCGAAGAGAAACTTCCTCTGCTGGAGACGCTGAGCTGGGAACTGCTGAGGGCCACCCCGTGGGAAGGGTCTGTTACAGTGAAGCCCACCCAGAAGAACGCAGATCTGAATAAGGAGAGGAACTGAGTCTTGAGGAGATGGCTTGATTTAGCTCTGCTTAAAGCCAGACCTGCCCTGGACTTCTCAGTGATGCCAGCCAATGCATTCTTTTTGCTCAGGCcattttgagttgggttttctgcCACTTGCACCCAAAGGGTCCTAAAATCTCAAACTAAAATGTCTTCCCCTCATCTTAACATcaaaccaaaaatgaaattatgaacTGTCCCCCCCATCCTGTCTTCACCTCAGCCACAGctcatctctctccttcccttcataCCAAACATactctattttctccttttccatttcctccTAAACCCACTGAAATCTAACTTCCAAGGTTCAACCTTCTACTGAAGATGCTTTTCTAAGTCTAGACTTCCccccacttaacctctctgtagcCTCACACCAGTAACCAGTGTCTTcgtcttgaaatttttttttttttttgcggtacgcgggcctctcactgttgtggcctctcccgccgcggagcacacgcgcaggctcatcggccatggctcacgggcccagccgctccgcggcatgtgggatcttcccggaccggggcacgaacccgtgtaccctgcatcggcaggcggactctcaaccactgcgccaccagggaagccctgaaattctTTTCTGGAGTTTTGTTGTTACCCATCTcccctctgcttctcctcctaTAAACTGTTTCCTTCTCTagctccttttcctcctccaggGTTCCGGGTGTGGCCCCTTTTTCTTACTATTCTACATGCTCTCCAAGAAGAATCATCCTCAGCCGTGATACTGCGCTGAGATCTGGGTGATGAGTTGACTgcacagggagggagaggcagaggggagagagctTTACAGGCAAAGGGATAGCAGTACATGCAAAGGCCTGAGCTAGAGGAGGCACGAAGTGAGAGGAAGTGCAGCGCAGACAGCAAGGCCAAGGGTGGTATAAGGTGAAACTGGAGACGCAGGCGAGGGCCGGCCACGTAGGGAACATTAAGGAGTTTGGCTATGTCCTAAGGGTAATGGAAAATTACTGCAGAGATTCATGAGGGGAGGCCGCGATAAGATCTGCTTTCAGAAGTGCCCTCCAGCTGCGTGGAGATGGACTGGTGGCCAACTGACTCGGGAGACCCGGGTAAAACGCGTAAAATGGGTAAAATCGGCAGGAACTTAAGTATTGGACTACGCGCAATCTAGGCGTGGCTTGCACGGCTGGGAGGTCTGTGTAGCCAAGCCCCGGGCTGGTGCACGTTCGGGGCGAGACGTGCGAAGACGGGGCTCGGATTTGGACACGCTGAATCCAAGGTGCCCGCGGGTCGTGCAGAGCGGGCCCCTCCGGCCGCTGTCCCCTCCCCGCCTGAGTCCCTCGCAGCTCCCCGGTGCCCAGTgcgcccggccccgcccaccTGTCCGCGTGCTCCCCGGCGAGCCGGGGTCCGGCTCCAGGTCCTGGACCCGACGCAGGACTGACGTCAGGTCGACGGTGTCGCGCGCCTCGTACACGGCGCCCACGCAGTCCCCGAGCAGCGCGCCCGCCAGGCAGCCGCGGAAGCGGGAGAGGGAGCGAGCCGCCCCAGCCCCTCCGCAGCCCGCCGCCGTCATCACCGCAGCCGCCGCCATCCGCGCGTACCAGCCGCCACTTCCGGTGCGGCCCGCGCGCGCCCCACCGCGCGGCTTTCCCCGGTCCCACAGCGCCACCCGGCGGCCCGGAGTCGCAGCTGCCCCGCGGGTGACAAGGGGCGGTCCCGCAGACCTCGTTTCGATTGGGCCCGGCCTCTGTATTTAGCCCGCGTTTCCCCGACCTGTAAACGGCGTCACAGCCGGGCGGGACGGCCACTAAAGGGTCCCCGAGGGCTGCGCACTGAGCCAGACCTTCGGGCCACTGCCCCCACGGTCGGCCAGCCGTGCCACAGCAGCCCCAGCTCGGGTCATTCAGTCCTGGACGGCCACCCCCAAGCCCTCCCCCTGTCACCCTAGCCCCCTCTGGGCCTCCCCTAGGCGTCAAGAGGGCACGCAAGGGTCCAGCTGGGACAGAGCTGGTTAGAGATCACGGCGCTGGAGCCCAGGGTGCTGGCCTAGCCCAGAGAAGGGCATGGGATTGGGAACATGGAGCTTGAGGGATGTTGTTACCATCTTTGCTCCTCCGTGCACAGGACTGCCAAgagccctctccccactggctACATGCAGGGGTAGCAAAGAACCGTCTGGACTGAGAACCCCCGACCTTTATTAGATTCGTTCTCTCCACTGCCCTCCCTCTTTCATTTTCCACcagccttcccctcctccctcagccccctcGCTAGGTTAGCTCCAGCGGGCAGGTTTGGAGTGGACTCAGGGTGCGGTTTGTGGTGCGGGTGAAGGTGTCCACCTCCGGCACAAACTTCTCAGCCGGCATGGTCAGCTTCCGCCGGGTGTCCATGCACTTGGTGTCCAAGAGCATGGAGTTGGCCTTGCAGGCGATGTCAGCCTGCAGCCGGGCCAGATGCTGGTACAGGGCGTCCAGAGCATCCCTGGGGAGGAGGGATTAACAGCCCACCACCGCCGGTGTGAGGCTGGGAGGTCAGGGCTGAGCTCACCAGCCTTGAGTCAGGAAGACAGCAGGGAAGCTGGCAGGCAGGAAGGGACCCCAATGGTGGGAGGTGTCTCCCCGCCCGTCCTGCCCACTCCCCAAACCTACTGTGCCTGCGCCAGCTTCTGCTTCAGGGCAGCAGTGGTTGCCTCTAACTGGTAAACCTCCTCAGTGAGGCCGTACTGTGCCTGGAGGCAGAGGGGCAGGTTGGGAGTCCAGGTCAGCCACACTGTCCTTCTGCCCACGGGTCTGGGGGCTGCCCTGCGCCAGCACCCCTGCTTCACCAGGGAGTGAGTCATCCTGAGGAACCTTAGCCAGGGGCCCATGCCCCACTGGGGTGCCCTCGTACCTGGTCCCTGCAGAGTTCCACGTTGGGCCGGTAGGTCCTGGTCTCTAGCCGGGTGTGGCATAGCTTCAGGTTCTGTAACTTTCTGCGCAGATCCTCCTCCAGATGCCGGATGTCCTCCTGCAGCTCGGCAATCTCCTCCAAGGTCTGCAGGGACAGAGTGACTGGTCTCCACCTGGTGCACCCAGTCCGGGGCTTCCTGGCAGGGCCTCAGGCTCCTCATCCCACAGCAGGAAGTCCAGGCCCCAGGAGACCAAACGGAGAAGGCTCACATTCTTCTCTTGCCACTTGAGCTCACTGTACACTTTCTCCATCTCCCACAGCCGCTTCCTGAAGGCAAATTCCGTTGCAACCCTCTGGGCTTCCAGTTCGTTGTTGGTCTGAGGACAGAAAGTAGGCAGGGCAAGGGGAGGGTATGAGCTCTGGCCAGCTGAGGATGTCGCTCAGGTGAGGGGTGGGATGCCACATGGCTGACAGGGAACAGAAGACAAGCGCTTGAGTGCATGCTGGGGCCATCTCTTAGTCATGGAGGATCGGGGTAGGGGGAGTGGTCAGTCACCTTGGCAATAGTTAGGGCGATGGCCTCCCTCAGCTCTATGGACTCTTTCATCTCAGCCTCTGCTCGGTTCTTGTTGAACTGACTGTAGTCATCCCACTGCTGGAGTGTGGTGGAGCTGCAGGTGGCAGGAAATAATCAGAATATGGCCTCTGCGGGGAGGAAGAGAGACTGAATGAAACGCCCTTCTTACCCGCTGGGGACACGTGTGGGATTAATCTTCAGAGAGATGTTCGGGGACTTGAGGTTGAGAGAGAAGCAGCCTCTGTCAATGTCCACTGCCTCCATTTTGCCCCGATGGTCAGAGTTGAGCTGCTGTCGGACTTCCTGCAGGAGGCTGGGGACAGAACAGACTGGATCAGGAGCCATACCTCCAAGGCCCTGGAACGCAGCGCCCATGGTACTGAAGGGACAAGGAGGGATGGGAAGGCTGAGGTGACAGTGGAGCTGCCGCTGCAGCTGAGACAAATATAGGCACAGCTGGATGAGCTCCCCACAGACAAAACTATGGCACCAAGTGCTTGCACACACCCACAGGGCACACTCCAGTAGCCACACTCACAAGGCTCACACTCCCAGAAAGTCGGCgtggtggcacatgggcttcatcTCTCATGCTTCCAATAAATTGATAATGGCTGCCTAGAGCAGGTTCATGAGAAGTATTCTGAGACCACGTCCAGGTGGTGCAAAAAGTACTACAATCAGTGGGTGAGTGGTTTCTGCCATGGGCACGGCGGGGGCAGAAGGCGGCCTGAGAGCCAGTGACTTGTAACCCACGATACACATGTCCTACATTTAAAACACAGCCTTCAAAGGCGGGTGAATGTGCAAATGACACATCTCTCTCTTACCAGAGCTTCTCAAAGGCCTGGCTGATCTTCTGTTGCAAGGCCTCCTTGGTGGCTTCAATGACCTCTACCTCTTTGTGCAGCTCTTCCTCCACGGGGTCCTTCACCACATCAATGTCACGCCGACTCTCCCGCAGGGTCAGGCACTCAATGGCCACATCCAGAGGCAGATTCTTGGCCTGCAGGTTTTGTTCTGCTGACTCTTTCATCTAGAAAAGAGAGGGCACAGGAGGCTGGTGGGGCCATCCGCTGGGAAGCAGCTCTCATCCCCACTTAGGCCAAGTGACTCAGATGGACATGCCACCAAATACCCTGACccggaagaggggagggagagggaggtccTTGCAGGCAGGGTCTCCTGGCACCCTGCCCTGGCTCCCTGCCTGTGTCAGGGCGTCGATCTCGGCATCTAAATCCGTCAGACACTTGTCCAGCGTCTCCTTCCACCGGTTGACAGAATCAATCCTCTCTGCCAGTCGAGTCCTATTGTCATGTTCGTCCCAAATGGTCTGGAAGAGACAGAGCCAGATAAAGAGGTTATCGGGAGTTGGGGGCTATCCCTTTCCCACCCAACTGGGCTCCGGCCCCCAACCTGGTTGTTGGTTTCATTGCAGAGGACCCGGGCCTCCTGGCGGATCTGGTGTGAGGCATCTCGCTGCCGCTCAGCGTTAGTGGACAACAGGCAGCTGTTGGTGTGCCAGTCCGGCAACTGGAAACGTGGACTGGGCTTGACACTCAGGGTGGCCATGGTGCAGGAGCCGAAGGCTCAGGGACCCCAGGCCTGTTCCAAGACACCCACCTCTGCTGGAGGGAGCAAACAAGGCTGCAGGAGACCACTGAGGAAAGCCTCCAAAGGATGTGCTCCTGTCCGTTTCGCTCCAAGCCCCTTCCTGCTGGAAGCCTGCTTGGAAACAGCACTCCCTACACTCAACTTCGTGTGAGGCATTAACTAAGTTTCCTCCCACCCATGCATCCACAGACACAAACTGCTGGATCCTACAGGTCCTGGAGCAGGTGAAAGGGGATAATGGGGctcctcagtgtgtgtgtgtccgcgtgtgtgtgtgtgcatgtgcgtgtgcgtgtgtgtgtgtgtagtgccAAGTGCTCGGCGGGGCTGGCGGAAGGGGGGGGGGCAGGTAGCAGGAAAAGTAGTCCTTAATCCAGTTTCCACCACTACTTCCAGTAACCAAGTCCTGTGCAACTTTCTTTGCTTTCCCTGCCCCAGCTTTGGGCTAGGGCCCTGCGGGATCTAAGAGAAGGAGCCCTATCCCCATCCAGAGAGGACCGGCTTGTTTCGAAGGGGCTTCGAATTGGCCCTAGGGAATTGGTGGTGGGGGGCTGGTCCCCTCCCCACCTGGGTcatattccctccctctgccctctgctggaggaggaggagcggGTGTGTGAGGGGCCCCAGCGGGAGGAGCTGCGGTTTGTCTAGTTCCAGCCcaatccctcccttcccctcctagGATAATCATCTTCAGTTTAAATTAATACCCCGGCGCAGAGAAAGGAGCGGGAGCGGGTGagcacctccccacccctgtcccctcctcctctcaCCTTCCCAGCGCGCACTTCCGCCTCCCTTCACCGACTCCTCTGTTAAGCGCCCCCGGTTGCTAGGCACCCCTCTTCCGCGCGCGGGTCATCACAGCCCGCGTTCAGCTTGGTCACCGCCGGGCGGCGCGACGGTGGCGGCGGCCGTTGGGGCCCAGAGGCCTTCCGGGTAGGAAAGGGCCGGCGGCGGGGCTGGTGCAGCAAGAGGATGCGGAGGAGGAGGGCATCAGGATATCGCGTTCACTTCATTCACAAGTTAAAAATCTTTACTTTGATAAAGGTTACGCATCgacatggcaaaaagaaaaaaaaaggtgccgTGCATAGCCAGAGTAATCTCCCAGTCAGGCTCACTCTCCAGCAGGTATCCTTCCCAGAACTTAACATTATTTACACACATTCTACTGATTCTGTCTTTCCCAATAATTTCATCATCTGCTTGACGGCATAGAAGGAATGATCATCGTAATTGGAGAGGGCACGTCCCTGGGAGAGGTAACAGGTATTAGAAGTAATGCTCAGTATCCAACCATTTCTctaaaaaggagaaggaaaaaaaaatccaatcgtGCTAGTACCGTTCTAGACATTGGAAGATGTTGACAGGTAATGTACATAACTAATAGGTGAGGTAGGCATTACCCCCATTTTTGCTAGTAACTGAAGAGACTGGTAAGGATGGAAACCTAGATGCATCTGGTCCCCAGGTCTACCTTCTCTCAGTTACGACTCCGCACTGCCTCTAGTGGTGGCGCTGGACAGCAAGAGGAAGGCAGGGATGCTATCCCCAGCTTGCCCGCCTGCTCCTCTCTGAGGGCAGTGCAGAAAAATCCTAGGAGATGGATGCTATGACCACCATCGTCTTACaggcgaggaaactgaggcacagagaagtgaggAACGTACCCAGGGTCACAAAACTAAGTGGTAGAGCTTGGATCCAAACTCAGGCAGTCTGCTCCAGAGGCTAAGTTCTGGTCTGATGGATGGAGGGTAAGAGAGGAGTCCAAGAAGAGTCCTCAGTTTTAAAACCTCAGTGATTGGTGGGATGGGGTCACAGtgggaagagaggcagagaacCCAGGGCTTGGCAGGCAAGGGGATGATGAGGTTGGCTTTTGAGTAGTTTGAGGTGATTGTGGTGGATCTAGGTATTGCTGTCCAGGAGGCAGTTAGAAATGTGAGTCTGGAACTCTGCAGAAAGACAGACTGGAACATTTCCAAGACTTCCTTGAtcacagaattttgttttttcacagaATATTTTCTAAACTCTAATACATGGCTCATAAACCAGACATGCATGGGAATTTGTGATATAGCTCTTTTACTAggattaaagaagacaaataaaaggtCCTGGACAAATTAATTGCTGGGAGAAATGATAAGATTTTGGCATAGATATTTGGAAACTTAacaaaaagaagtaaacaaatatGGAAGAATGGTGGTGGCTTTGGCGTGTATCTCTGACCATGGTGGTGGTTTTGGTGTTCATGACTCCCGAGGCTCCTGCACATCCTGGACAAAGGAAGAAGATATTAGCAGAAAAGGTCGGACAGCTGATGGACTGGACTCAGAAAAACAGAGTGATAAGAATGAATGATGCCATGTTCAATCGTTTTGTATTAGAAAAACCAAGAAACTATTCTGTTATTGTGACGTTTACTACTCTCCAGAAGTTTAGATTACGTGTAACATGCAAACTTGCTCTTCAAGAATTTCAGATCTTGGCAGATTCCTGGCAATTCTCCAGTGCATTCAGCAACAAGGTATTTTTTGCTATGGTGGATTTTGATGAAAGCCCCGAGGCCTCTGAAATGCTCCAGGTGATGTCTGTTCCGAATGTCCTCCACTTTTCTGCTAAAAGTAAATTTACAGcagatgacatttaaaatttcaaagagaGGGGTATCATAGCGCAGCAAATGTTCACATGGGTAGCCGAGAGAAATGAGAGACGGATGGTCAATGTCAGAACCAGGAAGCCTATAAATTATTACTATTCCTTCAAGTTAGGGATATCTTTGGCTCTCATCGGTGGACTTGTGTATGTATTGAAATGGAATAGGAAATTtagttttaacaaaaatttatggGCAGTTTTAGCTGTGTTTTGATGTCATCTGGTCCAATGTGGACTCATATACGAGGAGCCCCATTTGCTCAAAGCAATACACAGGACAGACACATTATATTCATGAAGTGCATTACTTTCAGTTTGTAGCAGAAATGTATATCATTTCTCTGTTTCATGTGTGCATTACCCTGGGAATGTTGCTCTTCGATACAGCTGCCACCTCTCCTATGATCATTATAAATAGGAAGATAATGTCCATGACTTGTTTGTGTCTAGTTGTAATATTCTTCAGTTGGCTGCTTTCTCTCTTCAGATTTAAAGAACATAACTATCCATTCCACATTCTCGTGAATTAAAAAGGATCCTAGAGATGTAGACAAGGAagcaagaaatttttttaaaatgtgaaaataaaaacatgaaaacagcAGAATATGAACTCGTAACTTTTTTAATTGATTAAGACTTAGCCAAAGGAGACATGAGGTGCCCTGACAATAACAAGCTATTTTCTCTCAAAATCTGTGAAGTGTTATGTTATGTATCTTCTCTGTTCTTCTCAATTTTCTCCTCCCAGTAAATGTCATAGATTACCTTACTTAGTGAATTCCAATAATTAAAATCCTCAGAGTATACACCTTTTACTGAATTAGGACAGTGTTTAAAAGTACTTTAGTTAATATTTGGTCAGCTGATCTTATtctaatatgaaaaatatcttgATAAGGTATCCATCCCCACATCTAGCTCCTGAAGTTAAAACTGTATTGCCTTTTTTGGAGGTGTATATTTGCACAGCTTACTTCGTGTGTTGTTCCCTGAAGACTTATCTTTCTTTAGCGTGCACTTCCAATGTCTAGAGGCAGATACAGTACTACGTGGTGCTCCATCTCCCAAGTCTTTTCTACTGAAATACGCTATTGTGCTTCCTGATGGTTGTAGATATTACAGACTAATTAAATACTGGATTGTTTCTCCACGATCGTTAACGACTTTTTATCTGGAAAGATTTCAGGtaaattatctttctttatttctcttccaagAGGGCAATTTCTAACAAAATAGTAGTTCCTATTTTGGTGTTGATGTGAGGTTgttttcaattaaatttaaatctaagggaaaaatataaagacaatTCAGAGCATGAATGATGATTTTATTCACTGTTTTCTGTTTAGAAGCATGCTAAAATGTCAGGTTATTTCCAATATGCAGAAATGTAAAACTGAATGTCTTAAAAGCTGTTCTATTTTGGCCTTTCTACCTTCTTAAGTGGAGAAACAAAGTACAAATTTGGAGATtccaccctccccccgcccccttacCTTCATTCTGTCGTATGTAGATAACCAAAGTTAAGTTCCAAATGGCTTATTAATGTGCTTGGCAAATGACAGCAAAGTTGTATTCTACTATTAAATTGAACTCTGGTCTTCCCTCTGGAAATTGCAATTTTAGAAAAGTGAGAACTGTGATTGTGAAAATGTTTTTCAAGCAACAGCAATTTAGTGTCACATCAGAAGATTTCTGCTTTAAATTGGGACTGGCTTTGGCTACTTACAACCAAGTGACCCACCTTCGAGGTACAGTGGAAGATCTtgatgtttttttatttttattttatttatttatttaatttgtttattatttttggctgcattgggtcttcattgctgcccgtgggctttctccagttgcagcgagagggggctactcttcgttgtggtgcgcgggcttctcactgcagtggcttctcttgttgtggagcatgggctctcggcgcgcgggcttcagtagctgtggctcacgggctcagtagttgtggctcgcgggctctagagtgcaggctcagtagctgtggtgcacgggcttagttgctcacggcatgtgggatcttcccggaccagggctcgaacccgtgtcccctgcactggcaggcagattcctaaccactgtgcaaccagggaagccccgaagctcaggttcttgatgtctcatcgcagaaagaattcagtgagagacaaagtgataggtaagaagtggatttatttagagagaaacactccacagagtgtggggcatctcagaaggtgagaaaggccgATCTTGATGTTTTTGTATGAGTTGTTTGCCAAGGGATTTGGGTATAGTTGCTCTAGTAAAttgcacttttttaaaaacacagagagaGTGGAAATAGTTTCTCTCTCTAACTtaggcatttttgtttgtttgtacacTACTCCAAAGGAAACTGCTTGACTCTGGCCTTTTTTCCAGCTTACTTTTCTGTTGCTCTCACACCTGCCTCAGGCCAAATAAATTCACGTTGACATCCTCAAGGTTGAGACTTAAGTGAGACTAAGTAGTTTTGTATACAATAGTCAGAGAGAATGAACCGCTGTTTCAACTACACAGCTGCAGATGATTTAATCTGGAGGTTGAAACAACCAACAACCCCCCTCCTCGACTCTATTTGCCCTTCCACTTTCTTGTATAAGAAAGAAAAGTCTATCAGTTTAAATGAATGGAAAGTAGCTTTGCTGCATTCAAAGTAAAGTGTTATACTTTTGTGCAGATTTAAAAATGagtatctagggcttccctggtggcacagtggttaagagtctgcctgccaatgcaggggacgcgggttcgagccctggtctgggaggatcccacatgccgcggagcggctgggcccgtgagccacggctgctgagcctgcacatctggagcctgctctccgcaactggagaaagccctcgcacagagatgaagacccaacgcagccaaaataaataaataaataaattaatttaaaaaaatgggtatCTAAAGGGTCTTTTTTTGGAgtagaataaatttttattacacagcatcttattttaaaaaagactttatcTTCATAGAATACATCTTCACATTAGAGATTCCCACAATGGGAAAACAACAACTtattacttataattttatatctgTGGACAGATTATTTTAGGAcaagtaaaataaacacatttgacGATTAAGTCTAGGTTTAGAATCTGTAACAATTTGAAACATCTATAAAGGGACCTCTTCCCTACATGGAACTTCTCTATATTCAGGAACTCTCCAGGCTCTTCTTCCTAGGATTTAGAAATCAGTAATGTGAAACATCAGCATTTCTAATTTGCCAGTTTACCTTGGACATGTAACCATCAGTAACTGGTATCGACTGAACAGAGCGGGAAACTTTGCAAAAACTAAACACTGCCTAATTTTCTGAAAGTCTTTATTCTCGAATTAACAGTCTCTCCCTTTCTCTACCATCCTAGGACAAATATAGAAGTCTGATCAGCTATTGAGAGCAATAAAGCTGAATtccctttaagagtttgataaattaaaaggcaaaagctCATATATAATGTTTAGTTATACTGTGAGTCTTGTGAGAAGCTGAGAGACACCCCATTAACTCCCCAGCATAGAGAACTCAGTCTGACAATTTTTTGGTTACAATTGCTCTCAAATCTTTCCTCAAAGATTACATTCTAAAAATAACGAGGTGATTAGGAGAAGAGGTTTGTCTCACCAATGGACTTATCTGTTATTTCCTCCTTATTGTGAATTGAATGGCATGACAGAGCAGAGGCAAGGGAGGTGTACAATCAATTTTCAAGGTATTACGTCTAAAAGGTCAGAGCTTCCATAGCATAGCAACAGCTGTGCAGATGCCCTCATCATGATCGTTGAAATAACAAAGCCTAGCAAAGGTGAAAGCTGAGAGTGCCAATCCCTGGAATATAGTCACAACTTGTCCAATGTCCCAGTGACTATGaagagggaggggctgcagccaggGAGTAGTTCATTGCAGAGCAAGGATTCAAATAAGCAGCTGGAATTAGGCCCAGGAGCAAAACACTGACAACCCTCTCACCAATCCAGTGGAGACATGCAGCCTTGGAACCAGAATGGTGGCTGGGTGACAGGTGAATGTCCTGTATTCCACACCATCCTGGGGTAGGTTGGTCCTGGAGAAATGCTGAGACATGAATGGTCTGACCACTGGTGCTCAGAGGAACAGAGCTTGTCCTCCTCAGGCACCACAGAGGACACGGCCTCCAGAGAGTCGCCCTGTCGCTCCTTAAAGGGTCTTAATGTAGATATTagtaatacttttaaattaaagatttaaaacacaccttttaatatagtaaaaaaataacACTATTCAAAGAAATACCACAAACGGCAAACATTTATAATCTAAAATCTttataaaagtacaaaaataaattagaaaaattaaactcATAAAATGGTTAAGCAACcttaattttacatttgtataAAACACAAGTGAAAACCATCTGAATGATGGTGGTGACTGAAATCCTGTTTGGTAAAGTATCCTATTCCtatgttgtttttggttttgttttttgcaacaTAATATGCAATTTCCATTTGACAGTTTATGTTGCAGTAAATAAAGAGTAATATTGTACAGTTAGCAGTtgcaagtactttttttttttttttgcagtacgcgggcctctttttgcggtatgccggcccctcactgctgtggcctctcccgttatggagcacaggctccggacgcgcaggctcagcggccatggctcacgggcccagctgctccgcggcatgtgggatcctcccggaccagggcgcgaacccacgtcccccgcgtcatcaggcggactcccaaccactgcgccaccagggaagcccacaagtacTTTTGAGTTGGGCTGTTTCTGAGGTCCGTTAGCAAAAAAgtccattaacattttatttcagctGAGAATCAGACATCATATAAAGCTTCATAATCCTAAACCACGAATATGTCTGCTTTGTTTATAAGTAAATCTTGAACCCaagcattattcttttttttaaaaaaatctttactggagtataattgctttacattgttgtgtaaGTTTCCCAAggattattcctttttaaaaattatttatttatttatttatttaggctgtgttgggtctttgttgctgtgcacgggctttctctagttgcggtgagcgggggctactctttgttgcagtgcacgggcttctcattgcagtggcttcacttgtgtggaccat
The sequence above is drawn from the Tursiops truncatus isolate mTurTru1 chromosome 1, mTurTru1.mat.Y, whole genome shotgun sequence genome and encodes:
- the TEKT2 gene encoding tektin-2: MATLSVKPSPRFQLPDWHTNSCLLSTNAERQRDASHQIRQEARVLCNETNNQTIWDEHDNRTRLAERIDSVNRWKETLDKCLTDLDAEIDALTQMKESAEQNLQAKNLPLDVAIECLTLRESRRDIDVVKDPVEEELHKEVEVIEATKEALQQKISQAFEKLCLLQEVRQQLNSDHRGKMEAVDIDRGCFSLNLKSPNISLKINPTRVPSGSTTLQQWDDYSQFNKNRAEAEMKESIELREAIALTIAKTNNELEAQRVATEFAFRKRLWEMEKVYSELKWQEKNTLEEIAELQEDIRHLEEDLRRKLQNLKLCHTRLETRTYRPNVELCRDQAQYGLTEEVYQLEATTAALKQKLAQAQDALDALYQHLARLQADIACKANSMLLDTKCMDTRRKLTMPAEKFVPEVDTFTRTTNRTLSPLQTCPLELT